The Marivirga salinae DNA window AAACCCGAATACATGAATGTGAGAAGCACAATGTGGATGTTCAGGTATTATCTACTGTCCCTGTTATGTTTAGTTATTGGGCAAAGTCTAAAGATGCACTTGATTTATCTATGATGCTAAATGACCATATTGCAGGCATTGTAGATAAATATCCAGATCGTTTTATTGGCCTGGGTACTTTACCTATGCAAGCTCCTGATTTGGCAATTAAGGAATTGGAGCGATGTGTAAATGAATTAGGCTTGGCTGGAGTTCAAATTGGAACCCACATTAACGATTGGAATCTGGAAGCCCCGGAAGTGTTTGCTGTTTTTGAAGCAGCACAAGATTTAGGAGCCTCTATTTTTGTACATCCTTGGGATATGATGGGAAAAGATCAAATGCCAAAGTACTGGTTGCCCTGGTTAGTGGGCATGCCAGCAGAAACCTCTCGAGCAATTTGTTCTATGATTTTCGGAGGCGTATTTGAAAAACTACCAGATTTGAAAGTGGCTTTTGCACACGGTGGAGGATCTTTTCCTGCCACTATTGGTAGAATTGGGCATGGTTTTGATGTACGTCCTGATTTGTGTGCTATTGATAATCCTCATCATCCTAGTAAATATTTAAAGAAGTTTTATGTGGATTCTTTAGTTCATGATCCATCTACTTTAGAATATTTGATTAAAACTATGGGCGAAGATTTTATTGCTTTAGGTACTGATTACCCATTTCCTTTGGGGGAATTAGAACCAGGAAAAATTATTGAGGAAAGTGATATCTCTAATGAGTTAAAAGCAAAACTCTTGGGACAAAATGCTTTAAAATGGTTGGGCTTACATCAGGAAGAATATGCAGGGCATTGAACAAGAATTTTTCATTGACACCAAAATTGGTAAGCTTTTAATAGGAGTGTCTGGAAATAGAATTGCCAAGATATCATTTAACCAGCCTAATAATACCTTAAAAGGAGTAAAACCAAAAGTGGTGACTAGTTTGGAAAACCAATTACTCGAATATTTTAATGGGCATAGAAAAACATTTCAGATTGAATATTCTTTAACAGGAACAGAATTCCAGAAGGAAGTTCTGGCAAAAATTGATTGATATTCCATTCGGAAGAACAATAAGCTATGGTAAATTAGCGGCTCAAATGGGAGATGTTAAAAAAATTAGAGCAGTCGCTAATGCAGTGAGTAAAAATCCAATTCCAATCGTGATTCCTTGCCATAGAGTGGTGGGCATGCACGGGAATTTAACAGGCTACATTGGAGGATTGCCAAACAAAAAATTTCTAATTGAATTAGAATCTAATAGGCAATTAGGATTATTTTAAAAGAGTACTAATTGAAATACAAAGCTTAATTTAAATATAGAATCTATAAAACTACATTACATTAATTCATAGAATGGCAGAGAATTATCAGAATACTTTAGAATACGCACAAAAAATGGATCAAGAAGATCCGTTAAAAAAATATAGAGATGAATTTCATATTCCGGTTATTGATGGTCAGCAAGTGATTTACTATACGGGGAATTCATTAGGGCTTCAACCTAAAAGAACTCGCTCTTTTATTGAAAAGGAAATGAAAGACTGGGAGCTTTTCGGTGTGGAAGGCCATTTTAATAAGAAGAAAGAAAATATCTGGTATAAATATCATGAATATGGAAAAGAAGCTATTGCAGAAATAGTGGGAGCAAAGCCTATTGAAGTGGTGCCAATGAATAATTTAACGGTCAATCTTCATTTACTCTTAGTTTCTTTTTATCGACCCACAGCTAAAAAATTCAAAATAATAGTTGAAAAAGGAGCTTTTCCATCTGATCAATATGTATTTGAAACACAATTAGATTTTCATGCAAATCATGGCGGGCAAAAATTATTTGACCCTGCAGAAGCTTTAGTAGAAATTGCTCCTAGAGAAGGAGAAGACACATTAAGAACTGAAGACATAATTTCCACTATTGAGGAACATCAAAATGAACTGTGCTTAGTGATGATGGGTGGATTGCAATATTATACTGGTCAATTCTTTGATTTAGAAAGTATCACAAAAGCAGCTCATAAAGTAGGAGCTTATGCCGGTTTTGACTTGGCACATGCAGCAGGAAATATTGAATTGAAACTCCATGATTGGGATGTAGATTTTGCTTCTTGGTGTACATACAAATATTTAAACTCTGGCCCTGGAAATGTCTCTGGGATTTATGTGCATGAAAGATTTGCCAATGAAAAGGATTTACCTCGTTTTGCAGGCTGGTGGGGACATGATGAGGCCGAGCGTTTCAAAATGAAAAAGGGGTTTATCCCTATGGAAGGTGCAGACGGATGGCAATTGAGCAACACTAATGTTTTAGGACACGCAGCTCATTATGCCTCTTTAGAAATTTTCAAAGAAGTGGGCATGAAGGCCTTGAGGAAGAAAAGTGTACTTTTAACAGGTTATCTTGAATTTTTAATCAATGAATTCAATAAAGAAGAAAAGATATTTGAAATTCTTACTCCAAAAGAGCCTGAAAACAGAGGTTGTCAATTATCCTTATATTTATTGAAATATGGGAAACCTTTATTTGATGAGTTAATGAAAAGAGGGGTTTTGGGAGATTGGCGCGAACCGGATGTAATTCGTTTAGCTCCAGTCCCATTGTATAATACTTTTGAAGAACAATACCGATTTATAGAAAAGCTAAGAGAAGCTGTAAAAGCTGTAAAATAAACTGATTTTGAAGAAAGAAATTAAACATATCGGAGTTATGGGTGCAGGTTTAGTGGGTGCACTTTTGAGTATTTATCTAAGAAAAAGAGGCTATAAAGTCAGCCTTTATGAGAAACGTGACGATATGAGAAAATCTTCTTCAGATTCGGGTCGTTCAATTAATTTGGCTTTAAGTAAAAGGGGAATTAAAGCATTGGAAGACATTGGCGTAATTGAGGAAGTAAAAAAGATTATGCTCCCAATGGAAGGCCGAATGATGCATAGCAAAGATGGCGAACTTACTTTTCAACCTTATGGAAAGGAAGGACAGTTTATTAATTCTGTTTCGAGAGGAAATTTGAATAAGATTTTATTGGAAAAAGCTGAAGCTTCAGGAGTTGAGATCAAATTCGAACATACTTGCAAATCTGTTGATTTAGAAGGTACTAGTGTGACTTTTAAAACTCCAGAGACAGAAAAAACCATGCAATTTGACTTGCTCTTTGGTTCGGATGGAGCCTATTCACAGATGCGTCAGGCAATGTTGAAAACGGATAGATTTAATTATGAGCAATATTATATTCCACATGGTTATAAAGAACTTTCAATTCCGCCTACTGAGGATGGTGATTTTGCTATAGCGCCTAATGCATTACATATTTGGCCAAGAGGGCAATATATGTTGATAGCTTTACCGAATTTAGATAAAAGCTTTACCTGTACTTTGTTTTTTCCTTTTGAAGGGCAACCATCCTTCGAAAGTTTACAGACTCCGCAACAAGTATTACAATTTTTTAAAAATACATTTCCTGATAGTTTGCCTCATTTGAAGAATATTCAAGATGAATATTTTCAAAATCCGACTTCTTCTTTAGTGACCGTAAAATGTGAGCCTTGGGTTAAAAATAATTGCGTTTTAATAGGTGATGCGGCACATGCCATAGTTCCCTTTTATGGTCAAGGAATGAATGCGGGCTTTGAAGACTGCTACGAACTCAATTTATTATTAGATAAACATTCTGACGATTGGGAAAATACATTGGCTGAATATCAAGAAGTGCGAAAAAAGGATGGAGATGCTATTGCGGATTTAGCTTTACATAACTTTGTTGAAATGCGAGATTTAGTGGCAGATGATAAATTCCTGGTTCAAAAGAAGATTGAAGCTAAACTGCATGAAAAATTCCCAGATAAATGGATTCCACTTTATTCTATGGTTACTTTTAGTGATTTACGCTATTCCGAAGCTTTTGAAATTGGAAAAAAACAACAAGTCATAATGGATGAAGTTATGCAGAAACCTGATATTTTAGAAAATTGGGAAAACATTGATTTAGAGAAGATTGTGGATAAATTGTAAGGTTTAGGTCCTTTTATTTTAAACATAATTTATTTATTTCGTTTCTATTGTAGAACAAAACGTAATAGAAATGGCATATACCGTAAAAATCACCAATGTGCTTTCCTTAACGCACAATGTAAAACAGATTAAAACCGAAAAACCAAAAGATTATAAATTTACACCAGGTCAAGCCACAGAAGTAGCCATTAATAAAAAAGGATGGACAGAAGAAAAAAGGCCTTTTACTTTCACCTCTCTCCCTGAAGATAATCATCTAGAATTTGTTATTAAAACCTATCACGATCATGAAGGGGTAACTCATGAAATAGATAGCCTTGTAGAAGGAGATGAATTGATCATTGATGATGCTTGGGGTGCTATTGAATATAAAGGAACTGGGACTTTCATTGCTGGTGGAGCAGGAGTTACTCCATTTATCGCTATTTTCAGAAATCTTGAGAAGAAGAATGAAGTTGGTGAAAATAAACTAATTTTTTCCAATAAAAGAGGAGATGATGTTATTTTGGAATCCTATTTTAATGATATTCTAGGAGATAATTTTATTTCTACATTGACTCATCAAAATATTGAAGGGCATGAAAATGAAATGGTAGACATGGAATTTTTGAATAAGCATTTGGAGGATTTTACACAACATTTTTATGTATGTGGGCCTGATGCCATGGTGAAAGATGTTAGCAAACAATTAGAAATGTTGGGAGCTAGTCCAAAAGGTATAACTTTTGAAAAATAGATGACCCATTATCGACTCAAAATTTGAAGCTTCTTAATAGCACTGAGTGGAAAATTAAGAAGGATGCTCAATGCGTCAGAACAGATTAAATTTTTACAAATCATAGTAATTAGTGATAAAATTTAAAAAATGATATGAAGAATATACTAGTAAGCGGAGCAGATGGAAATTTAGGAAGTGCGGTTGTCAATAAATTAAAATCGGAAGGCAATAAAATTTTTGGTCTATTCGGGGATAAAGAAAATGCAAAAAATTCAGAAGATGATTTTCAAAAGCTTTCAATTGATTTGACTAATCCAAAAGCTGCCTCGGATGCAGTTGAAAAAGCAAGTAGTGCATTTGGGGAAATCAATGGAGCTGTACTAACTGTTGGCGGTTATGCTGGTGGTGGAATAAAAGATGTGACTATTGATGACATCCATTTCCAAATCAAATTGAATTTTGATACTGCTTTTAATTTAGTGAAGCCACTAATGGAAAAAATGCCGAAGGGTAGTCAAATATTTCTGATTGGTGCAAAACCTGTTTTATCAGCAAATGATTTGAAGAATGTAGTATCCTATGGATTGGCTAAACAATTGGTTTTTAGTCTTGCCGACATCATTAATGCGGATTATTCAGAACATCAAATTAGCGCTCATGTTATAGTGCCTAGTATAATTGATACACCACCTAATAGGGAAGCAATGTCAGATATGGATTTCAGTGACTGGGTAAAACCAGAGCAAATCGCAGATTCTATTTTGCATTACTTAAAGCATCCTGAATTAAGAGAAGGGGTGATTAAAGCCTTTGGCAAAATTTAAAAAGCTTCTCTCAAAAGCGGCCAATTAATAGCTTTTGAGAGAAGCTTTTTCTTATGATTTCAATAAATTTCTCAATCCCAATAAGGCAATTATGCTTCCTGCAACCAATGATGTGTAATACCAAGCTTCACTCATTCTGTATGCATTCTCTTCTAATAAATCAGTTACCTTTTCACCTATGGGAGCATTAGGACTGTGATCTATTGCCCAATAAATAGTAAATGCACCTATAGCGATTAAAATAATTCCGCTTAAAAGTCCTTTTTTCATAGATTAAAAAATTTGGTTTATGCAATTTAATGAAAATTTAGAGAATTCTTAGATTCAAATTAGCCTCTGTTTTTTAAACTATTTAAATTTATCCTATATTTATGTAAACAGACCGCAACTAAATTTTTGAGCTTACGATAAGCCTAGTAGATATGTCTAAAAAAGTAAAAAATATTCCTTGTGATTTATGCCTAAGTAGGCGTAAATCCATGTTCAATGAAATTCCAAATGATGCTCTTTGTGCATTAAGTGAACATAAAAGTACTTTGGCGCATAATAAAGGTCAGGTGCTTTTTCTTGAAGGAACCCAACCTATGGGTTTGTTTTGCATTAGCGAAGGGAAAGTGAAAATTTTTAAAACAGATGATTCCGGGAGAGAGCAGATTGTACGCTTGGCTCAGGAAGGAGATTTTTTAGGCTATAGAGCTCTACTTTCAGGAGAAAACTATAATTCTTCTGCTACTATATTAGAAAATGCAAAAGTTTGTTTTATCCCTAAAAGCAGCTTTACTGAGCTAATTTCAAAAGACCACAATTTTCAGAATAAACTTATGCAGGCTGTTTGCCATGATTTAGGCGTTATGGAACAAAAAATGGCCGATATGGCTAATAAAACTGTAAGACAACGTCTAGCTACTACATTATTAATGTTAAAAAGCTCTTACGGTGTAGATGGAGATCAAAAAACTGAAATTAATATTGCACTTACAAGAGAAGATTTAGCCAAAATTGTGGGTACAGCTACTGAAACCCTTATTCGTTTGTTGTCCGATTTCAAGAAAGATGGATTAATTGATCTTAACGGCAAAAAAATAAGCGTCTTGGATGATAGAGCCTTAGCAAAAGAAATCGATCTATTCGCTTAATCTCACAAATTTCCGAAAATCCCTGAACTTATATCACTTCATTAGGCTTATGTCTGCTGATTATTGTAATTTTGTGCTATGCAAGAGAAAGCAGTCCATATTCAGAAAGAAGTAATAGAGGTAAATCTAAGCAAAAAGGATATTCGAAAAATGTCCATTGATGCTATTGCAGAAGATTTAACCGCATCAGGCGAGAAAGCTTTTAGAGCCAAACAGATTTATGAATGGCTTTGGATGAAATCAGCTGCTTCATTTGAGGAAATGACCAATCTTTCCAAAAATTTAAGGGAATGGCTGGATCAAAACTATTGTATTAATAGAATTACAATTGCCGATAAGCAATTAAGTTCAGACAGAACCATCAAAGTCGCTTTCCGATTGCATGATGGCAATGAAGTAGAAGGAGTGTTAATTCCTACCGAAAACAGAATGACGGCTTGTGTGTCCTCCCAAGTAGGCTGTTCATTAAGTTGTAAATTTTGTGCTACAGGTTATTTGAAGAGAATGCGTAATCTTGAAGCAGCTGAAATTTATGATCAGGTGGTGATGATTAAAGAATTGGCAGAAACGCATTACGATATGCCACTTTCCAACATTGTTTATATGGGCATGGGCGAACCGCTTTTGAATTATAAAAACATGATGGAGTCCATAGAACATATCACTTCCGAAAAAGGATTGTTCATGTCTCCTAAAAGAATTACCGTTTCCACAGCTGGTATTTCCAAAATGATAAAGAAATTAGCGGATGATGATGCTAAATTCAATCTAGCACTTTCTCTTCATGCCGCAAATGATGAGAAAAGAAGCCAAATCATGTCTATTAATGACAGCAATAACTTGCCAGTGCTCAGAGAGGCTTTAGAATATTACCACTCTAAAACCAAAAACAGAGTGACCTTTGAATATTGCGTTTTCAATAATTTTAATGATAGTCTGGAAGATGCAAAAGAACTATGGCAATTCACTAAATATGTTCCAGCCAAAGTTAATTTAATTGAATATAATCCAATTGATCAAGCTGATTTTACCAATACGGATGAAGATAAGCTCGATAAATTTGCTGCATTCCTTGAAGATAGAGGTGTAATTGTGAATGTGAGAAGAAGCCGAGGAAAAGATATAGATGCTGCTTGTGGGCAATTGGCAAATAAGCATTAACTGGATTTTGTTTTAATAGATTAAACAAATGAAAAAGCTTGCATCCCTATTTTTATTACTATTATTTATATTCTCCTGTGAGCCAGAGCCTGAAGATCCATCTACCGAATATACATTAATTAATTCTACTCCGTGCCCTGTAGAGGTGAGAGGGTATTTGAATGGTGAAGTACTTGATACTTATTTGATAGATGAAAACTCGGATTTCTATAAATCTTTTAATTCATCTATTGAGACTGGTGCTATTTATCCACCTCCATTCCGACCATATGCTGATTCATGTGTGGTCATTTACTGTGATAGCTATAGTATAACTCATTTACGCACGTATGAAGATCTGTATTTTTCAAGCCCTATAAAAAATTTATTTCATGACAATGACTACGAAATAGAGACTAGTGGGGAAAGAGTTAGTTATGTTTTTGAATTCACAGAAGAAGATTATGAAAAAGCAGTTGAGTTAAACAGGTATTGAAAAATATGAAGCCGTAGTTCATAACTACGTTTTTTATGTCCTGCTTGAAAGAGAATTAGCAAAAAATGTAACTGATCACCAAATTATTCATTCAGCAGACCCAAGCAAAAAAACTTTTATTGGGGGAGAAGCTTCGATAGGGCTTGCGTAAAAACTGCTAGACCTTAAACTTCTCAAGCATTATTTTAAAATTTTCCTGCAATTTATACTTAATGCAATATGCTTGCGTTATAGTGTTAGGTGTATGAATAATCATGTTCAACTCATAGAATCTAAAAGTTAATTACACATTAAATTGTGGGTTGCTTCTGAATATCAGATAGTCACTTCAGTTTCTCATGTAATTGCCTAATAGGCTCTATTTAAATGATTATTCACTATGGAACATTTCAAAAATGCAACTCGAGAATTGTATGCTAAGCGTCCACTTTTTTTTAATTTTGGATTAGTCTTAGCAATTAGTCTTTGTTTTATTGCCTTTGAATTTAAGGTCTTTATCGATGAAGGAGATAAAGTAGATTTTTCAGAGGAGGAAATAACTTTTCATCTTAATGAAGATGTAATACCTACCACTCATCCACCAAAACCTAAGCCTAAAAAATTACCAGAACCAAAGGGTGATATCAACATAGTTGAGGTGGAGGAACTTTCTAAACCAGAAGAGAAAACGAAAGAAATTGATATCAATAAAGAGCTTGAATCACTTGGTAATGAATTCAAAATTCCTGAGGAAAAGGTTGATGATAATAATATTTATAATCCTGAATTATTAGAAGTTAGACCTCAATTTAATGGAGGCTTAGAAGCTTTTTATAAATATATTGGGGAGGCAATTGAATATCCTACTTACGAGCAAAGAAGAAATATAGAAGGCAAGGTATATTTATCTTTTGTAATAGAGAAAGATGGTTCTTTATCACAAGTGAAAATTCTAAAAGGTGTTTCTGAAGGCATTGATAAAGAAGCGGTTAGAGTTATCGAAAATGCTCCAAAATGGGAAGCCGGAAGACAGAGAGGACAAGCCGTGAGAGTGAGTATGAATATTCCTATTTCCTTTCAATTGAGGTAAATAATATAAATAGAATGAGAGCTTTTTAAGCTTTCATTCTAACCTGAATTCGATTATTAATTTAGGATTCAGACCGTTTGTAAATAGTGAGTTTCAACTAAAAATTTTGAAGCAATAGCGGGCTATTGCAAGAAATTTTTAGGAAGAAAATCGCTGTTTACAAGCGGAATCAGAAAAAATTTCCCATAAAATCTGAATTTCCAAATTAATGTCGAACTCAGGTTTCTATCCTGCAAATCCAATTTTATTGTGAGTTCCATCGCAAAATGGTTTATTTCCCGAAGCGCCACATCGGCAAAAAGCGGTTGTTTTGTCCTTACTTTCCGTTTTCCCATTGGAATGTTTTATTTCAATTTTCCCTTTCACCATCAAAGGGCCATTTTTGCTGACTTCAACTTGGGTAGAAGAAGACTCGGTCTTATTATCTTGCTTTTGATTTTTCCAATATCCTGAAATCGCACCAGATGGACAGGCTTCCAACTGTTCCATAATTCTTTTGTCCTCTGCACCTTCTATATTCACCCACGGTCTTTCGTCTGTTCTAAATACCTCTGGGAGACCTCTCCAGCATTTTTCGCTATGAATACATAGAGAAGGTTGCCATTCTACTACCAATTCATCTGAATCATAAGTTTTTTTAGTAGGTTTTACATTCATTTCATTTTAGCTATTTGATTCATTATTTAAGTTAATGAAATTTTAAGAATAGATTTTAAAGGAACTTAAAAAAATCATTTTACATTCAATGGTTGGGCATTATTAATAAATCAAATTCACCATTTATGGAAGAGGTTTACTTAACTGTAAAGAAGTAGTCTAAATTCCGTAAATTTGTATGACTTGATTTCATCAATTTGAAAAAACAATTCATTCTTATATCGTTTCTTTTTTGCTTGTTAGCACCAGCTATGGTGACCTACCTATGGTTAAATCATCAAAAGAAACAAATCAAGCGTGAGGTGAAATGGAAAATCATTGAGGGTATCGATAAATCTGAACTGGTATTAATTCAGTTAAGTAAATCTGAAGCTGCTGAAAAACTGGAATGGAAACATTCCAGAGAGTTTGAATTTGAGGGGGAAATGTATGATGTGGTGGAATTTGCAGAAACCACGGATAGCATAAAATACTGGTGCTGGTGGGATTATGAAGAAACAGTATTAAACAAAAATTTGGCGGAAGTAGTCAATAATTTGTTAGGGAACCATCCTGATAAGCAGGAGAAAGAACAGAAGCTGATTTCATTTTATCAATCTCTTTTTTCTGAAAAAGTCTTTCAGTGGCAAGCGCTTCAATTTGCTGAAGTATCAAATCCGGAAACTGATTACCGATTCATTTCCAAAATGAATATTATTTCTATTCCCAATCCACCTCCTCAAAAGATAGTTTAAATATTTTATTTTGCTTTACTGATTAAATTGGATAATTGTATCTCTTCTACTCAGTAATGCCTTCTATTTTTTAAACTATTTATAAACTAAAAATTTATAATGAGGAATATTATATTGCTCTATATGTTTTTGGGTAGTCCTTTTATGGTCTATTCTCAAACTATTATGGTCAAAGATGACAAAACTTCAGAGCCTATTGAAATGGTAACCCTTATCAGTGAGGAAATGAAAGAATTCATTAGCACTGATAAACACGGAAAGGCTGATATTTCCGCTTTTTCGGGTGCTCAAAAAATCCAGATTCAACGGCTAGGCTATCAATTGAAGATTTTAAGCTATGAAAAAATAAAGGCTTCTGATTTCATAATTGAGCTCAAAGCCAATAATTTCAATTTGAATGAGGTAATAGTTTCTGCAACTAGGTGGAGGCAGAATACTGGAGATATCCCTTCAAAAGTCATTTCGATTTCACCAAAGGAAGTGGCACTCCAAAATCCTCAAACTGCTGCGGATTTATTAGGTGTTTCAGGGAAAGTCTATATTCAAAAAAGTCAACAAGGCGGAGGTAGCCCAATGATTCGAGGGTTTGCTACCAACCGGTTGCTTTATACAGTGGATGGAATTCGGATGAATAATGCAATTTTTCGTGGTGGAAATATTCAAAATGTGATAAGTTTAGATCCTTTTGCTACAGAAAATACAGAGGTTTTATTCGGTCCTGGCTCAGTTATTTACGGAAGTGATGCCATAGGTGGAGTGATGAGCTTTCAGACTTTAAGTCCTGAGTTATCTGATTCAGATGAGGTTTTAATATCTGGAAAAGTAAATACCCGGTTTTCTTCTGCTAATAATGAGAAAACCATTCATGCTGATATAAAATATGGCTGGAAAAAGTGGGCTTTTGTGACCAGTGCCAGCCGCTGGGATTATGATCATTTAAGGCAAGGGAGTAATGGACCGGAAGATTATTTGAAAACTTATTATGTTGAAAGATTTGAAGGTGAGGACAGAATAGTGGAGCAAGACGATCCTTTAATTCAAAATCCTACTGCATATACTCAGAAGAACTTAATGCAAAAAGTCAGATTCGAGCCTAATGAAAATTGGGATTTTCAATATGGATTTCATTATTCTGAGACTTCAGATTATGGGCGTTATGATAGACTTAATCGAGTATCAAATGGTGAACCGCGTTATGCGGAATGGAAATATGGTCCTCAAAAATGGATGATGAATAATTTGAATATCACACATTCAGAAGAAACCAGAGCATTTGATCAACTATCTTTTCGATTAGCTCATCAGCAGTTTGAGGAAAGTAGAATTGACCGCAGTTTTCAAGATGAGATAAGGAGAATAAGAGCGGAAAAAGTTGATGCCTATTCAGCCAATATTGATTTCGTTAAAAAACTAGGGGAGAAAAGTACAGTTTTTTATGGTTCAGAGTATATTTTAAATAATGTTGAATCAAATGGTAAACAGGAAAACATCTTAACAGGTAATTTTGCCAATTCACCTTCCAGATATCCTGAGTCTACTTGGAGTTCGATGGCAGTTTATACAAATTATGAATTTAAACCATCGGATAATTTCACTATTCAAGGGGGCCTACGATATAATCACTTCTTATTGAATGCTGAATTTGACACTACCTTTTACTCTTTTCCTTTTACAGAAGCCTATATTAATAATGGAGCTCTTACTGGAAGTTTGGGTATGGTTTATCATCCTGGAGATTCTTGGTCGGTTAATGCTAATTTCGGAACAGCTTTTAGAGCTCCCAATGTAGATGATGTAGGTAAAATATTCGATTCGGAACCTGGAGCTGT harbors:
- a CDS encoding TonB-dependent receptor; its protein translation is MRNIILLYMFLGSPFMVYSQTIMVKDDKTSEPIEMVTLISEEMKEFISTDKHGKADISAFSGAQKIQIQRLGYQLKILSYEKIKASDFIIELKANNFNLNEVIVSATRWRQNTGDIPSKVISISPKEVALQNPQTAADLLGVSGKVYIQKSQQGGGSPMIRGFATNRLLYTVDGIRMNNAIFRGGNIQNVISLDPFATENTEVLFGPGSVIYGSDAIGGVMSFQTLSPELSDSDEVLISGKVNTRFSSANNEKTIHADIKYGWKKWAFVTSASRWDYDHLRQGSNGPEDYLKTYYVERFEGEDRIVEQDDPLIQNPTAYTQKNLMQKVRFEPNENWDFQYGFHYSETSDYGRYDRLNRVSNGEPRYAEWKYGPQKWMMNNLNITHSEETRAFDQLSFRLAHQQFEESRIDRSFQDEIRRIRAEKVDAYSANIDFVKKLGEKSTVFYGSEYILNNVESNGKQENILTGNFANSPSRYPESTWSSMAVYTNYEFKPSDNFTIQGGLRYNHFLLNAEFDTTFYSFPFTEAYINNGALTGSLGMVYHPGDSWSVNANFGTAFRAPNVDDVGKIFDSEPGAVVIPNPNLTAEYAYNWDIGIAKVFNDFLKVDFTAYYTLLNNAMVRRDSQLNGQDSIIFDGEQSKVQSIQNAAVANVYGVQAAMEIKFPGGINLSSDLNYQIGEEELDDGSLSPSRHAAPMFGTTRLNFKSKDWLVQLYANYQAERQHSELAVEERGKTEIYALNENGNTYAPAWYTLNFKLSYQFLQDLSLNVGIENITDQRYRPYSSGMSAPGRNYIMSLNFKF